One stretch of Leishmania panamensis strain MHOM/PA/94/PSC-1 chromosome 29 sequence DNA includes these proteins:
- a CDS encoding hypothetical protein (TriTrypDB/GeneDB-style sysID: LpmP.29.1230): protein MPPSMVASQVRQEVHNFCQGVIESFGVVLVWSSALDKRRARDVAEVTEEQRRLSPPPPPFASFADIAEKEAAEGALPTALAPGFPVPLLRTALLSGSGPDAPRLARTFLMPSWSLLERDPKLWMLLRKNLLANLALAFLTLMYMGLSHCLASKTSLSTRSSAVSGAGATVASLSADTHSNNDTYATRSLTTTLIFLLFLWWVRLSLWMLKYVGQWPFYTLLQIIGLVWFNQLYRETWLVRKGWVLRGTELREAPAAGSAKTKAMEGGGGSGASATFPHPPPTSPPPSAAASAALPWLSLIPLYPSADSGGSGEDGIQYEARGPSSSLLLMCVTLLRSVLPYVRHTTNLVWRMVTHKGPTAVLQDWVLGDASKAAAAAAAAASTLTGARHPHAPGTAAASLHQSQTISTSPDPFATVVLQLEVISEVLFKALATMSFALFSSAIERLPLIGTPLCAVLNAQLYVFYVFDYRYAAQQQPDAVHHRGSALTYQLRHFEQCSMYYAGYGMSSAVLSLWLTRQLGTVVSVCAVSVLYSWQVVWSGFAVPLPSSRPVPLFSVWFYAVDMAQRHYAVLWRMVVIAVLLYLPFDCACCLLGTGV, encoded by the coding sequence ATGCCACCGAGTATGGTGGCCTCTCAGGTGCGCCAGGAGGTGCATAACTTCTGCCAAGGCGTCATAGAGAGCTTCGGCGTTGTTTTGGTGTGGTCATCCGCGCTGGATAAGCGACGCGCACGCGACGTCGCTGAGGTGacggaggagcagagaagactgtcacctccgccacccccgTTCGCATCGTTCGCGGATATAGCTGAGAAGGAAGCTGCAGAAGGTGCACTTCCGACAGCGCTAGCACCAGGGTTccctgtgccgctgcttcggACCGCGCTTCTCTCTGGGAGTGGCCCTGATGCACCTCGTCTGGCCCGCACCTTCTTGATGCCGTCGTGGAGTTTACTGGAGCGGGACCCGAAGCTGTGGATGCTCCTGCGCAAGAACCTCCTGGCGAATCTTGCCCTTGCTTTTCTGACGCTCATGTACATGGGTCTATCACACTGCCTCGCTTCGAAAACGTCCTTGTCGACTCGTAGTTCGGCCGTCAGCGGTGCAGGTGCCACCGTTGCGAGTCTCTCAGCGGACAcccacagcaacaacgacaCCTATGCAACGAGGTCCCTTACCACAACCCTGATATTCCTCTTGTTTCTGTGGTGGGTGCGGCTGAGTCTGTGGATGCTCAAGTACGTCGGCCAGTGGCCCTTCTACACGCTTCTGCAGATCATCGGACTCGTGTGGTTTAACCAGCTCTACCGCGAAACCTGGCTGGTGCGCAAGGGGTGGGTGCTCCGTGGCACCGAGCTACGCGAAGCGCCGGCTGCGGGGTCTGCGAAGACTAAAGCCatggagggtggtggtggcagtggcgctaGTGCTACTTTTCCTCACCCCCCGCCTacttcgcctccgccgtcAGCCGCAGCCAGTGCGGCGTTGCCATGGCTTTCACTTATTCCTCTATATCCTAGCGCTGACAGCGGTGGTAGCGGTGAAGATGGTATTCAGTACGAGGCACGGGGTCCCTCGTCTTCGTTGCTGCTCATGTGCGTGACGCTTCTGCGTTCTGTGCTGCCGTACGTACGGCACACGACAAACTTAGTGTGGCGCATGGTCACGCACAAGGGCCCgacagcagtgctgcaggactGGGTACTCGGTGATGCTTccaaagctgctgctgctgctgctgctgccgcctcgactTTGACCGGTGCCCGCCACCCGCATGCACCTGGCACGGCTGCGGCATCGTTGCATCAGTCACAGACAATCTCCACAAGCCCCGACCCGTTTGCGACTGTCGTCCTTCAACTCGAAGTCATCAGCGAGGTGCTGTTTAAGGCGCTGGCGACTATGTCCTTTGcgctcttttcctccgccATTGAGCGACTGCCGCTGATCGGTACACCACTCTGTGCGGTGCTGAATGCACAGCTCTACGTCTTCTACGTCTTTGACTACCGGtacgccgcgcagcagcaaccggACGCGGTGCACCACCGCGGGTCAGCACTCACGtaccagctgcgccactttGAGCAGTGCTCAATGTACTACGCGGGCTACGGTATGAGCTCTGCCGTGCTGTCTCTGTGGCTGACCCGCCAGCTTGGCACAgtcgtgtctgtgtgcgctgtGTCGGTGCTGTACTCGTGGCAGGTGGTGTGGAGCGGCTTTGCAGTGCCCCTGCCCTCGTCGAGACCGGTGCCGCTTTTCTCCGTGTGGTTCTACGCTGTGGACATGGCGCAGCGACACTACGCTGTGCTCTGGCGCATGGTGGTGATTGCAGTCCTCCTCTACCTACCCTTCGACTGTGCATGTTGTTTACTTGGTACTGGCGTGTGA
- a CDS encoding hypothetical protein (TriTrypDB/GeneDB-style sysID: LpmP.29.1240), protein MACTRLFRLATAAHLTWYLALVLICVAAAAAPTFSASSAFQQHKDRRVAQLRAALLDSALYNVETLSDPPLELGVHTACKKFGRGCPDAYIQFLEGLLNTLRAEATDGDCRNRTSGNAQGEEAKNLTRQAQAEVSNDAMSHERSVFEAPQQYIWGVDDRITDGAVSLASLLPRDLRLPLQLSWPYEARKRLENLHHLLATREAEFHRDGVALTSLQRLYHVPPAERIHLVEDLDGVMAAWLHTACAIGSSSSVPLPTGWTEQKWEDVYGLWCRHVEQCYQNRRNADLNVANMTTATPSSLLPLPRKAWRCIALHHVTLYLQLLVGADQLLTSACSWTFCVAVPSAFLTCILLWLCVGDAWTEAAEAFMVNSSVAASNATDQDNGEVNGLGESSGTEPSTTQHECRPTSTATGSPSTPSARSPVRGTEAELPMSPVLSVAFTEGRHGTASAQCDAVPASEHCYCQLQRQRERQQQRRAALLRCRFAESVHHRSSTLFFLKLRLLLCLLVAGQLLWSLWCVLAASYNMTASAASLVQFFLPSWLLACLSAYLVVPLQVMVLGTALKGALSAHEELLSFQAKCAAEQRALLNAAGVLPSSG, encoded by the coding sequence ATGGCTTGCACTCGGCTCTTTCGCTTGGCTACTGCGGCGCACTTGACGTGGTATCTTGCTCTAGTTCTCATCtgcgttgccgccgctgccgcgcctaCCTTCTCCGCATCCTCCGCATTCCAGCAGCACAAGGACAGGCGCGTCGCGCAATTGCGAGCTGCATTGCTTGACAGTGCCCTGTACAATGTAGAGACGCTCTCTGATCCGCCGCTGGAGTTGGGTGTTCACACCGCCTGCAAAAAATTTGGCCGTGGCTGCCCGGACGCGTACATTCAGTTTCTCGAGGGGCTCTTAAATACGCTGAGGGCAGAGGCCACTGATGGAGACTGCCGAAACAGGACAAGCGGAAACGCAcagggggaagaggcgaagaATTTGACGCGTCAGGCCCAAGCGGAGGTGAGCAATGACGCGATGTCACACGAGCGGTCTGTTTTTGAGGCCCCTCAGCAGTACATCTGGGGCGTGGACGACCGCATTACCGATGGTGCTGTTTCTCTTGCCTCACTCCTGCCGCGTGACCTTCGGCTTCCTCTGCAGCTGTCGTGGCCATACGAGGCGCGGAAGCGTCTTGAGAACCTGCACCATCTACTTGCCACTCGCGAGGCCGAGTTCCACAGAGATGGTGTCGCACtgacgtcgctgcagcgactctACCACGTTCCACCTGCCGAGCGCATTCACTTGGTGGAGGACCTAGACGGTGTCATGGCGGCGTGGCTACACACTGCTTGTGCTATCggctcgtcgtcgtcagtTCCCCTGCCTACGGGGTGGACGGAGCAGAAGTGGGAGGATGTGTACGGCCTGTGGTGTCGACATGTCGAGCAATGCTACCAGAATCGACGAAATGCGGACTTGAATGTCGCTAATATGACGACAGCAACTCCTTCTAGCTTattgcctctccctcgcaaGGCGTGGCGTTGCATTGCACTTCACCACGTGACACTgtacctgcagctgcttgtgGGCGCAGATCAGCTTCTCACCTCGGCTTGCAGTTGGACCTTTTGTGTTGCAGTACCGAGTGCATTTCTGACGTGCATTCTTCTGTGGCTCTGCGTTGGAGATGCATGGACGGAAGCGGCCGAGGCCTTCATGGTGAATTCGTCTGTGGCCGCGTCTAATGCTACAGATCAAGACAACGGCGAGGTGAATGGGCTTGGTGAGAGTAGTGGTACAGAACCCAGCACCACACAGCACGAGTGCCGACCTACCTCGACAGCCACGGGATCTCCCTCGACGCCAAGCGCACGTTCCCCCGTGCGTGGGACCGAAGCAGAACTGCCGATGTCTCCCGTACTGTCTGTCGCTTTCACAGAAGGGCGACATGGTACAGCATCGGCACAGTGCGACGCAGTGCCTGCCTCGGAGCACTGTTATTGCCAGCTCCAAAGGCAGCGCGaaaggcaacagcagcgccgcgcggcTCTGCTACGCTGTCGTTTTGCTGAATCTGTGCACCACCGCTCTTCgactctcttttttctcaaATTGCGGCTTCTTCTGTGCCTCCTCGTGGCAGGCCAACTGCTGTGGAGCCTGTGGTGTGTCTTGGCTGCCAGCTATAACATGACCGCCTCAGCTGCCTCGCTGGTGCAGTTCTTTCTCCCGTCCTGGCTACTGGCGTGTCTGAGCGC